In Streptomyces erythrochromogenes, the DNA window TCCGCCAGGAAAGCCCAGCGCAGGTCCCGGTCGCGGGGCTGGGGTATCACGAAGACCCGCGGCTCGTTCGGATCGGTGCCGACCAGCGCGCCCAGCGGGGCTCCGGCCTCACCGGCCGTGGTCAGCGGCACGAAGACGAGCGGCTTGTCGCTCAGGTGGCGGTGGCGCACCGTCGCGAGCGGCTGGGCGCGGCCGGCGCGGACGGCCTCCAGCCGGGCCAGGGTGCTCAGCAGGGGCATTCGGGGGTCTCCGGGACGTGCGGACGGGGAAGGGCGGCGGCCGGCTCCAGCGCCTCGGCGCGCAGCCGGGCCGCGCGGTGCAGGGCGGCGGCGGTGGGGTCCTCGGCGCAGCCGGCGCCGGCGGCCGCCGCGAGGGCCTCCTCGACGGTGGTCAGCGCGCCCAGCTCGCCCCGTACGGACCGGCCCAGAGCCGTCACCTCGTCGGCGGCGCGGGCCCGCTCCCGGCAGTGGAAGGCCAGCTCGCAGGCGGCCAGGCACTCGGGCGCGTAGGCGGCGTCCACCGCGGACACCGCCTCGGCCAGCTCCTCGGCGGTCCGCTCCGGGTCGAAGCTGAGCCCCTCGGGCAGCGCGGCGGCCAGCTCCTCGACCCGCGTCAGCCGGTCCAGCTGGCGGCGGGTCACCGAGCGCTCGCGTCGGATGTCGACGGGGGCGGCGGTCGGCAGGTTGGAGAAGTCCTTCGGGCAGACCAGCAGCACGGTGTGCCCGACCTCGGCGCCGGCCAGCTTCCCGGCGATCCGCTCCAGGGCCAGGACGTAGACGGCGGCCTGGCGGGCCGCCGCGCCCACCTTCGCCGCGTCCGCGGCCGCGTCGATCATGGGGAACGACTTGATCTCCACCACGGTCCAGCGGCCGTCGGGGTGCACGACGACGGCGTCCGGCTCCAGGTACGCCGGGGTGCCGGCCACCTCCAGGGCCAGCATCGGGTGGTCCAGCAGGGTCCAGTCCTTCGCCGAGGTGGCCTCGCGCAGGGCGAGGGCGGTCCGGGCGGCGCGGCCCTCCGGCCCGGCGGCCGTCAGGTCGGGGACCAGGGCGCCGGCCCCGGGCGGCTCGGCGGCCGTGTCGAGGTGCGCGTGCACCAGCCGCAGCAGCTCGGCCCCGCCGTCGCCCTTGACCTTCGCCTCGAAGGAGTTCCCGCGGACGATGGCGAACTGCGACTGACCGAAGGCGGCGGGCGAGCCGAGGGCCGTGGCGAGGGCGTTCTTGTCCACACCGGCGCCGTCGAGCAGTGCGCGTCTGCCGCAGCCGGGGTTGGCGGCGAGGGCCGCGAGCGCCCGGGCGTCGAGCGGGCGGGGCGGCACGGAGGGGCCTCGCAGGCCGGCGAGCCGCTGCCGCAGCGTGGTCGGCTGCGCGGGGCTGCTGGGCGGGTAAGAGCTCACCCGCGGAAGTGTCCCATCCGCCACTGACAATCGTGTGCGGAGCGCGGAAACGGGCCGGTGGGAGAGCCGGGCGGGGGCGTGATGGATGATGGACACACGAGGAAACCATCGTAAAAACGCACAATCTCGCACTGATCGGGAGATTCGCATGGCCCCCCGCATCCTGCTGGCCCGTCACGGCCAGACGGCGTGGTCCCAGCTCGGCAAGCACACCGGACGCACGGACGTGCCGCTGCTGGAGGAGGGCAGGCAGGGCGCGAAACTGCTCGGCGAGCGCCTGGCCCGCGACCCGTGGCGGGGCCTGCCCGGCCTGGAGGTGCGCACCAGCCCGCTGCTCCGCGCGAGCGAGAGCTGCGACCTGGCGGGCTTCGGCGCCCGGGCCGAGCCGTGGGACGCGCTGCTGGAGTGGGACTACGGCGACTACGAGGGCATGACCCCGGCCGAGATCCAGGCGGTCCGGCCGGGCTGGCTGATCTGGCGCGACGGCGTCCCGGGCGGCGAGTCCGTCGCCGACGTCTCGGCGCGCGCCGACGAGGTGGTGGCGTGGGCGCGCTCGGCGGAGCGGGACGTGCTCGTCTTCGCCCACGGGCACGTCCTGCGCACCCTGGCTGCGCGCTGGCTGGGCTTCGAAGCCTCCTTCGGAGCCCGGATCCGCCTGGAGCCGACGTCCCTCTCGGTCCTGGGCTGGGCGTACGGGGCGCCGGCGCTGGAACGCTGGAACGACACGGGCCACCTGGACGTGTAGCACTGGCTTCGGCGGATCGGGCCCTTCCGCTCCCGCGGGGGCAGCAGCTTGAGGGCCGGCCCTCGAACCCGCCCTTTCCTGCAGACCGGGATCCGGGCGCGGTGCCGTTCCCCTCCCGGGGGGCGGGCGGATCCGGGCGCGGTGTGGCCGGGCCGTGGCGTCGCGGTACAGCGGAATCCATGCCCCGTGCGGGCGGGTCGCGGTGCCGTTCCCCTCGCGGGAGGCGGGGCGGATCCGGGCGCGGTGTGGCCGGGCCGTGGCATCGCGGTACGGCGGAATCCAGGGCGGGTCGCGGTGCCGTTCCCCTCCCGGGGGGCTGGGCAGATCCGGGCGCGGTGTGGCCGGGCCGTGGCGTCGCGGTACAGCGGAATCCATGCCCCGTGCGGGCGGGTCGCGGTGCCGCGGAGGGGTGTCTCCTCGGCTCGCGCCAGGCGGGCACTTCTCGGTTGTGCGGGGTGGTTGCGCGCTCGTCCTGCGGGGACACCCCTCCCCGTCCCCGCTCCAGCAGTACGAGCCCGGTTCCGGGGCGCCATCCGTGCCGGCCCGGAGCGCGCAGTACGGGCGTATCCCCCTGCACGGGCAGGAGTACCGGAGCGCCGGCGTGGGGTGGGGACACGGCGGAGTGTCCCCGCAGGACGAGCGCGCGACCCAGGCCGCCTCGCCGAGACACCCCGCACGCGCCGAGCCGAGGAGACACTCCGGCGGGGCACCGCCCCACCCGGCCGCACCGAAGCCACCCCGCGACAACCGGCCACCCCCGGCGGGAGCCACCTGGCACGCGCCGAGCCGAGGAGACACTCCGGCGGGGCACCGCCCCACCCGGCACATCCCGCCCCGCGGAAACCCCGCAACCCGGCGGTAGCCGAGCCGAGTCATCCCGCCCGCGGAAACCCGGCCACCCCGGCGGGAGCCGACGGGTTCAGGCGGTCACCCCGGCGGGAGCCGAGCGGTGGCGGGTCAGGAACGCGCCCACGCGGGGGGACCGCTGGTGGGGGACCAGGGTCGCGGCCGTCTCCGCGAGCATCGAGCGGACCCGCGTCGACTGGACCTCGCCCAGGAGGTCCAGCACCCGCCCGCCCGCCCACGCGGCCTCGTCGGGGGCGTCCGCCCGCGCCAGGTCACCGGCCAGCTCGGCGGTGTAGAGGGCCACGTTCCGGGCGAAGTGCGGATCCTGGAGGTCGGCCGCCCGCCGCGCGTGCCGCGCCGCGCGGGCGTGTTCCCCGAGCGCCGACCAGCACCGCGCCTCCAGCGACTCCAGCTCCGCCTCCCCGAAGAAGGACATCCACTCGGGGTCGGCCTCCGCCGGCCCCCGGGAGAACTCCCGGTGCGCCCGCGCCAGCGACTCCTCGCAGGCCTTGCGGTCCTCCAGACCCGCCCACCCGCCCGCCTCCCGCAGGGCCAGCAGTGACAGCAGTCGGGGCGAGCCGAGGGAGGACGCGGCGCGCCGGCCCGCCTGGGCCGCGCGTACCGCCTCGCGAGCGCGCCCGGTGTCGCGGGCCAGGAAGGACATGTTGCTGAAGGCGTGCGCCTCCAGGCCCGAGTCCCGCGCCACCCGGGCCGTGGCCAGCGCCTCCGCGTAGTGCGAGCGGGCGTCGTCGAAGCGGCCGGAGTCGTGGGCCAGCCAGCCGACCGAGACGGCCAGTTCACCGGCGCCCGAGTGCAGCCGGTCCTCGGTGGACTGCCGCGTCGCCCCGGCGTCGAGCAGGGCGTAGGCGGTGCGCAGGGGCTCGGAGGCCCGGCGGTACAGGGCGTCCGCGCCGTGCCGGTCGTCCAGGAGCCGGATCCGGCGTACGGCGTCCTCGACGGCGGCGGCCTCGGACTCGCCGGCGCGCGCGGGCAGCCGGCGGTTGTCGCCGAGCACGGTGAGGCCGAGCGTCGCGGCCGCCACGGTGGCGGAGCCGCCCGCCATGAACGCGCGACGCAGCACGTCGCTCTCCTTGGCACTGGAAGGGGAACGGGGGACGGAGCAGGAGGAGGGGCCCGGGCCGCGTTGCGCGGCGCGCCCGCGGACGCTCTCGCGGGGGGAGAAGCCCAGGTCGGCCAGGGTGCGGCCGGGGAACATGTGGAGGAAGACCCGCTCGTAGGCGTAGTTGGGGCAGCGGATCTCGCCGGACTCGACCCGGCCGATGTAGCGCGCGTCGCAGGAAACCGTTTCTCCGATCTCCTTCGCCGCCCGTCGTACCAGGGCCGCGAACTCGGCAGGGGAGTGCTGCCCGCGCAGCCGCCGGAACGTGGAGTTGGGTGAGTGGGGGAACGCCGCCATGGACGTGACCTCTCTGGCAAGGAACGCAGCGCCGGTGCGGTGGCTGGTGCAGTTGGGCCCGGCGCGCATGAACGTACCGCCAGCGACGGGGTGTTCACGCGATGTTTAGCTACAAAACGGATATCTCACCCGTGATCCGCCATGAACTGCCATCCTTTGCGGCGTCTTGGTGCCGCACCCGTTGACGTTCCCGTGCGTTGAACCCATGCGGATACGGATCGAGGAGGGGTTCCCCTTGGTGGAGGCCGGCATGGAGAGCACTGGAACGAACACCGCGCCCGGGCCCGGCGCGGGCCCGGACCTGGACCTGGTGACCGTGCCCGCGCGGCAGGGCCTGGAGGCGGTGGACATCATCCGCCGCTCCGCCGGCCGGTCCGGCCCGGTGGGGCCCGTCCTGCACGACGGGTCCGGCGACACCCTCGGCTTCCTCGTCCCGTCCGGCACCGCCGACGCCTGGGACCTCCCGGGCAGCGCGTGTACGCAGACCAACGGGCGCGGGATGCGCTTCGGCGACGCCGTCTCGCCCACCGCGGGTGCCACGGGCTGGCTGCTCCCGCCGGAGGCGGTCGGGCCGGTCACCGACCCCGAGGTGCTGCGCGCGGCGCTCGGCGAGGCGGCCCGGCTGATCGAGGCCGCGGACAACTGCCGCTGACCGCTCCCGGCCGGCCGGCCCGCACAATGGGGTGGTGGCAGGCAAGGACAGGAACAAGGGCAGGCAGCGCGGGCGGGGCGGCGCGGAGGCGGTCGTCGGGCAGGTGGACGGCGGCCGGGCGGAGCTGGAGCCGGACCGCGAGCGCCCCGGCGCCTGGACCCTGCTGATCGACGGCGCCCCGCAGTCGCACGTGGACCTCGACGATCCCGCGTACCTGGACTTCTCCTACCAGCGGCGGATCGGCCACCTCATCGATCTCGCCGCGCCCGCACGCCAGCCCCTGAACGTCGTGCACCTGGGCGGCGGCGCCTTCACCCTCGCCCGCTACACCGCGGCGTCCCGGCCCCGCTCCACGCAGCAGGTCGTGGAGATCGACGCCGCCCTGGTGGCCTTCGTACGGGAGCACCTGCCGCTGGACCCGCAGGCGCGGGTCCGGGTCCGGGCGGTGGACGCGCGGGCCGGCCTGGCCAAGGTCCCGGACGGCTGGGCGGACCTGGTGATCGCGGACGTGTTCAGCGGGGCGCGCACCCCGGCGCACCTGACGAGCACCGAGTTCCTGGACGACGTACGCCGGGCCCTGGCGCCCGCCGGGTGGTACGTGGCGAACCTCGCGGACGGGCCGCCGCTGACCCACCTGCGCGGCCAGATCGCGACGGCGGCGTCCCGCTTCACGGAGCTGGCGCTGGCCGCGGACCCGGTGGTGTGGCGAGGGAAACGTTTCGGCAATGCCGTGCTGGTCGCGGCGGACCGGGAACTGCCCGTCGCCGAATTCACCCGCCGGGTCGCGAGCGACCCGCATCCGGGCCGGGTCGAGCACGGCCGGGCGCTCGCGGACTTCGCGGGCGGCGCGGCCCCGGTCGCCGACGCCTCCTCGGTGGCCTCGCCGCAGCCGCCGTCCTCCGTCTTCCGCTAGGCCGCCTCTTGCGCCGTCACACGGAAGGGCTCCCGAGTTCTTCTGCCACCCGGGCGAAGGCGCGCACGACCCCGCTCCGGTACGTGGTGCTGGACCACACGAGGGCCCACTGGGTGCTCGGGGCCTCGCGGAGCGGCACGTAGGTGATGTCCGGATGGGAGAAGTACCGGGTGGAGTGCTCGTGCAGTGGGCTGATGACCTTTCCGTCCGCGACCAGGGCGAGGACCTCCTGGATGGTGCACGCGGCCGGACCCCGCTTGATGAGGCGCCCGTTCGGTGTCCGCCGCGGCGCCAGCGCCTCCCCCCAGTAGGGCGGCGCCATGCTGCCGATGTCGGCGACCGGGTGGCCGTCGAGCTGCTCCCAGGTGACGGAGTCCAGGCAGGCCATTTCGGACCCGGTCGGCACGGCGAGCACACGCCCTTCGGTCAGTACCACCGGGCCGACGATCAGATCCGGTTCCTGGACCGGCAGCCACAGGACCTGGGCGTCGACTTGATTGGCGCGGAGGGGGCCGAACGGATCGGAAAGGCGGGACTCCAGCAATTGGACTTCACCGCCCGGATGGCGTGACCGGAATTCCTCGATCAAAGGCCGAATTTCATGCCCCATGGCTCCGGGGACTCCCAGCCGCAATGCTCCGCCCACCCCCTGGGCCGCGCAGTTGGCCCTCACGAGCGCGTCCTGGAACAGGTCCCGCGCATGTGCGAGGTCGTCGCGCAGGCGGCGGCCGATCAGCGTGAGGTGCACGGTGCGGGTGGTGCGCTCGAACAGGGCTGCCCCGGTGGCCCGTTCCAGCTTCTTGACGACCTGGCTGACCCGGGCCTGGGAGATGTGCAGCCGCTCGGCCGTCCGCCCGAAGTGGAGCTCGTCCGCCAGTGCCAAAAAGACCTCTACGTCTCGCAGTTCCAAGTCGGAGCCCCCGGTTATTGATAAATCGCGCTTATCGAGATGGCCCCAGATCTTACGTAGATCCCCCTCCGGTCAACTGGATAGCGTGAAGTCGGCCAGTGAGGCAGATTCATCGCAAAAGGGAGCCATTCCAACCATGCACAAGCTCGTCAGGGCTGCAGCGACAGCAGCCTCCGCCACCGCCCTTCTCGCACTCGCCGGGGCCCCCGCGGAGGCGTCCGCCACGGCGTACAACACGCGCACGGTGACCCTGGCCGCGAACCCGAAGGAGGGCATGCCGAACGCCTGTGTGACCAGGGAGATCTACCTTGCGGCCGGCGACTACACGTGGTCGCAGGTCCTCGGCGGCGCGCGCGTTCCCAACCGTGACATCCACCTGGTGGCCGGCTGGTACATGTGGAACGACTGCATGATCCCCTACGACGGGTACTACAACCAGCACTCCTGGCTGTCCAAGCAGGGCTCGGCGACCGCCACCCTGGCCGACACCGGCCGGCTGCACCTCTCGGGGACCTACACCTTCGGTTCGGAGCTCGCGCCGAAGTCCTGAGACAGGGTGTGATCCGTGCAGGGCCGGTGCCAACGGGGGTGCGGCCCTTCACGGCGTCCCCCGCGCTGCCTCAGGGATCGACGATCTCGACCACCGGCGGGTGGTCGTGCCAGGTGCAGAACACCGACACCTCACGGCCGTCCCGGGTGAAGGTGACCCGGATCCAGAAGTCCTGCTTCCATACCTGCATCCGCCAGCCGGCGGCCGGCGTCGCCGAGACCAGCTCGGCCGAGGAGGCGGCCAGGGAGAAGGTGACCCGGCCGCCGGAGACCGGATAGGCCTGCACCTTCCCCGCGTCCTGGCCGTCCGCCTGCCGGCGGCCGTCCGGGGAGGCGGAGGGCTTCTGCGAAGGCTTGTCGGCGGAGGCTCCGGCGGTCGGCGACGCGGTCGGGCCGGGCGAGTCCGAGGGCGAGGCGGACGGGGTCGGCGACGGGGACCCCTGGGGCTGTGCGCGCTGGGTCGAGGAGGACAGCGGCTGCCCGGTCAGGGGCACCGCGAGCGGCCGGTCGTAGGCCGTGCCCGACATGACGGTATGGACACCCCACCAACACAGCGTCACCGCCGCCCCGGTCGCGAGCATCCACGCCATGGCATGCACAAGTCCTCTTCGCATCAGGGCACATACTGCACCACGCGCCACAACAGTGGCCCGACACCCCGTGCAGTCGCCCGGATGGACTACCGTGCGGCCCATGGCAAGTGTGCTCGTGGTCGAGGACGACCAGTTCGTACGTTCCGCCCTCATCCGGCACCTGACCGAGGCCTCGCACACCGTGCGGAGCGTCGGCACGGCCCTGGAGGCCCTGCGCGAGGTCGCGCACCACCGCTTCGACGTGGTCATCCTCGACCTCGGCCTGCCCGACCTGGACGGGTCCGAGGCACTTAAGATGCTGCGCGGCATCACCGACGTGCCCGTGATCATCGCCACCGCGCGCGACGACGAGGCCGAGATCGTCCGGCTGCTCAACGACGGCGCCGACGACTACCTGACCAAACCCTTCTCCGTCGAACACCTCTCCGCCCGCATGGCCGCCGTCCTGCGCCGCGCCCGGGCCGCCGCCGGCGCCGAACCGCCCTCGCGCGTCCTGCGCGTCGGCGGCCTCGCCATCGACCCGCTGCGCCGCCAGGCCGAGCTCGACGGGGCCGTACTGGACCTCACCCGCCGCGAGTTCGACCTGCTGGCCTTCCTCGCCGGGCGGCCCGGAGTGGTCGTGGCCCGGCGCGAACTGCTCGCCGAGGTCTGGCAGCAGTCGTACGGCGACGACCAGACCATCGACGTCCACCTGTCCTGGCTGCGCCGCAAACTCGGCGAGACCGCCGCCCGGCCGCGGTACCTGCACACCCTGCGCGGCGTCGGCGTGAAGCTGGAGCCACCGCAGTGACCGCAGTGACCGCAGTGATGCCGCGATGAGATGGGCCCTGGTCAAGGTGTGCCTCGCGGTCACGGCCATGGTGGTCGTCGCCTTCGCCGTACCGCTCGGACTCGTCGTCCAGGAGATGGCCAGCGACCGCGCCTTCTCCAACGCCGAGCGGCAGGCCGCCACCATCGGGCCGACGCTGTCGATCACCACCGACCCGACGCAGCTGAGCAAGGCGGTGGAGTCCACGCAGATGGGCGCCGCCCGGCGGATGGCCGTCCACGTGCCCGCGATCGGCGACAGCCCGCCGGTGAGCATCGGCGAGGGCCGGGCCGGGGAACGCGCCGTCGCCGAGACCCGGCGGATGGGGCGGGCCACGACGGCCAAGGTGTCCGGCGGCGGCTCGGCACTGCTCCAGCCGACCGCGCTCGGGTCCGGGGACATCGCCGTGGTGGAGATCTTCGTACCGGAGAGCGAGGTCAGCAACGGCGTCGCGACCGCCTGGCTGGTGCTGGCGGGCGTCGGACTGGCCCTGATCGTGGGCTCGGTCGCGGTGGCCGACCGGCTCGGCGCCCGGCTGGTCCGGCCGGCCGAACGGCTCGCGGACGCCGCGCACCAGCTCGGCGAGGGGCGGCTCGGGGCGCGCGTGCCGGAGGCTGGCCCGAAGGAGCTGCGCTCCGCGGCCGTCGCGTTCAACGCGATGGCGGACCAGGTGGTCGAGCTCCTCGCCAACGAGCGGGAACTGGCCGCGGACCTCTCGCACCGGCTGCGCACCCCGCTGACGGTGCTCCGGCTCAACACCGCCTCGCTCGGGGACGGCCCGGCCGCCGAGCAGACCCGGGCGGCGGTGGAGCAGCTGGAGCGCGAGGTCGACACGATCATCCGCACCGCCCGGGAGCAGCGCCCGGCCACCGGCCTGGTCGGGGCCGGTGCGGGATGCGACGCCTCCGAGGTGATCCGCGACCGGATGGACTTCTGGTCGGCGCTCGCGGAGGACGAGGGCCGCGAGGTGCGGCTCGCGGGAGTGGACCGCACGGTACGGATCCCCGTGGCGCGGCCCGAACTCGCCGCCGCCCTGGACGCCATGCTCGGGAACGTCTTCCGGCACACCCCCGAGGGCACCCCCTTCGCGGTGGACGTGCACGACGCGGGCGACGCGGTGATCGTGCTGGTCTCGGACGCGGGCCCCGGCATCTCCGACCCGGACGCCGCCCTGCGCCGCGGCAACGACGGCGGCCGCGACGGGTCCACGGGCCTCGGCCTGGACATCGTGCGCCGGGTCGCGGAGTCGACCGGCGGCGACGTGCGGCTGGGGCGTTCGGTGCTCGGCGGCACCGAGGTCCGGGTGTGGATCGGCCTGGACGGCCGGAGCGCGGGCGGCCCGGGCGGGGGGCGGCCCGGGCGCGGCCGACGCGGCAACCGACGTAACCGGGGGCGCGCCACGCCGTGACCGGGGGCGCGCCTAGCAGGCGGGATGTCCTCGTCTGGGTACGGTCCGCGGCATGGACACCCTCATCTTCGGCGGGCTCCTCGCCACGCTGGTCGCCATGTACCGGGAGACGTCCCGGATGGTCGTGCTCGGGGCGTGGTGGGCCGTGCTCATCGCCGTCACCCTGCTGATGGCACACCACATCACCGGCAGCCTGGCCCTGACGCTGAGCTGGTGACGATGGCGACGATCGAGAGCCTCATCCCGGAGAGCACGCCCGAGGCCACCCAGCCGGGCAAGGTCCAGTACTGGTTCGCCTGCTTCTTCGCCATCGGCTGGACGGCCGTGGTGGGCGCCAGCCTCTTCCACGAGTTCGGGGCGCGGGAGTTCCCGTGCCCGCTCTGCGTCGTGCAGCGGATGTTCATGCTGCTGGCGGCGCTGGGGGCGGCGTACATCATCCGTACGGCGCTGCTGCGCGGCTCGGTGACGGGCCGCCACTACATGACGGGCTGGGGCCTGGCCCTGATCGCGCTCATGGGGGGCTCCTTCGCGTCCTGGCGGCAGACGGCGCTGCACATCCTGCCGGGCGCCAAGGGGTACGGGGGCGAGGTGTTCGGCCTGCACCTGTACGTGTGGGCGCTGATCCTCTTCCAGGTGTCGGTGGTGGTCGTCGGCATCGCCCTGGCCACCGCGCACACCACGGCCGAGCACGGTGTTCCGGCGACCGAGCCGGGGCTGCTGCGGACGGCGGGGCTGTTCGCGCTCTGGCTCCTGGGCGCGGTCATCGTCGTGAGCATGGCGGCCGTCTTCCTGGAGGAGGGCTTCCACTGGTTCCTCCCGGATGCCCCGAAGCGGTACCGGTTCTTCTCCGACATCGGGATCCTGGGCTAGAGCGGCGGGTCCCTCAGACCGGAAGGAAGCAGAGATGCGCTACGCAGTCCTCGGCACCGGGATCGTCGGCCGTACGGTGGCCGCCCGGCTCGACTCCCTGGGCCACCAGGTCGTCATCGGGACCCGGGACCCCGGGGCGACCGGCGGCCGGGCCGAGTACTCGGACTGGCAGGAGGTCCACCCGGGGGTGGGGCTGGCCGGCTTCGCGGAAGCCGCCCGGGACGGCGAGGTGCTGGTCAACGCCACCGGCGGGCGGGTGAGCGTCGCCGCGCTGACGGAGGCGGACGCCGCGCACCTGGAGGGCAAGGTCCTGATCGACGTCGCGAACCCGCTGGACTTCTCGGGCGGCTTCCCGCCGGGCCTGGACCCGGTGAACGACGACAGCCTGGGCGAGCTGATCCAGCGGACGTTCCCGGGGCTGCGGGTGGTCAAGACGCTGAACACGATGAACTGCCAGATCATGGTGGACCCGGCGCGGGTCGCCGGCGAGCACCACGTCTTCGTCTCGGGCGAGGACGCGGACGCGAAGCGGGCCGTGCGCGAACTGCTGCACTCCTTCGGGTGGCCGGAGGAAAGCGTCCTGGACCTCGGCGGCATCGAGACGGCCCGGGGCACGGAGATGCTGCTGCCGATCTGGCTCCGCCTGATGGGCGCGCTCGGCCACACGGACTTCAACTTCCACATCCGAGGCGCCTGACGGGGCGCCCCCGGTCCGCTGCGAAGTCCTCGCCGTAGGGCTCGGCCCCTCCATGGAAGACCCCGCCGGCCGATGCCGACGGGGTCTTCGGTCTTCGCCGAAGCGGGGCCTCAGGGGTCCGCCTTGCGCAGAGGCTTTCCGTCACTCGAACGTATGAGGTCAGAGTCCGGAATTCAGGATCTGCAAGGCCGCGAATAAAGCAGTCACTTCGACTTCTCGGCGGCGTTTCCTCCGCGGAGAAAGCGTGCCTTGCTGAGCGTCAGAGCGTAGGCTCCACCCAGGAGGAACGTTGCAACGTATTGTGCCCAGGTGACGTCTTGAAGGGCCCGGTTGGTTGCGACGAGCACGGTTGCCCAAGCGAGAGTGAATGCAATCTTGGCCATGGTTTCCCTGTCTTAGGCGAGAGCCGCGAGGCAGCCGGTGGCCCCGGCGACAACGGTCTTCGCGGCTATGTCCTTCGCTACGTCCTTACTCACGAAGCGTCCGATGATCAGGGCTCCCGCCCCGCCGATGGCGCCCTTGAGCAGGCACTCCCTCACCATTTCGTTCATCTTGGTGTGGGACATCAGGTATGCGCAGTCCCCCTTGCTCTTGGACATGATGCACTTGGAGCGGGCTTCTTCGAGCGGGTTCACCTGGGCGGACTGGACTACGGGACGCGGTCCCGAGTCAGCGTGCGCGACGCCGACCCCGCCCGCCATGATGATGCTGGTCGCAACGGCTAAGGACAGCATGCCCGAAGTGAGCTTCTTCATTTGTTCAATTCCCCGATTCGTGAATGGTGCGACGCGGAACTGGTCAGGATCCGCGCCTTCGATCGATTTGAATGTACCTGCCAGGTACGTCTCTGAGAACCCCACTTGAGGAAACCCTGAGCTTGATCGGGATTTGTGTTTCGAGGTGCCTGGGGGTGAATTCTCGCCACTCCGATGGAATTCGGACTCTTGTTTTCCGGCGGGCGGGACCTTGCCGCGGAGGGACGCTTCCGGCGAGCCCTGCAAGGGGGCGGCTCCTTCGGCTGGTCGGCTCGTCACGGGGCGCCGCGCCGGCTCTTCGCGCGTGCCGTCGGGGCCGAGGCCAGGGCGAGTGCCGCGGAGGCGGTGACCGCGGCGCAGGAGACGGCGAAGGCGGCCCGGTGGCCGTGGGCGGCCGCCAGGGGGCCCGCGACGGCCGCGGCAAGGGCCTGGCCGAGGATCAGGCCGCTGCCGATCACGGTCATGGCCTCGCCCATCCGCTCCGCCGGGCCGTACCGTTCCACCAGTCCGAACAGCGCGATCAGGTGCGGGGCCACGGCCAAGCCGATGCCCGCGACCGCGAAGGCTGCCGACCACAGTCCGGACACCGCGAGCAGAGGGAGCGTGAGCAGGGCCTGGAGGGCGATCGTCCACCGCAGCCGCGCGGCCAGGTCCGCCGAGCCGGGCCGGGCGACCGTGGCGAAGCCGGTGATCGAGCTGGTCACGGCCATGGCGGCCCACACGAGCCCGGCCGCGCCGGCCGCGCCCAGTGACGCGGCGAGTGCGTTGACGCCCGTGTTGGCCCCGCTCCACGCGGCCCCCTGCAGCACGGCCATCGTGAACAGCAGGACCAGCCCGGGCGACCACAGCCGTACGCCGGCCCGCGCGCCCGGGGAGCCGGCGCTCGGGGAGCCGGCGGCCGAGGAGCCGGCGGCCGGGCCCGGA includes these proteins:
- a CDS encoding NADPH-dependent F420 reductase, producing MRYAVLGTGIVGRTVAARLDSLGHQVVIGTRDPGATGGRAEYSDWQEVHPGVGLAGFAEAARDGEVLVNATGGRVSVAALTEADAAHLEGKVLIDVANPLDFSGGFPPGLDPVNDDSLGELIQRTFPGLRVVKTLNTMNCQIMVDPARVAGEHHVFVSGEDADAKRAVRELLHSFGWPEESVLDLGGIETARGTEMLLPIWLRLMGALGHTDFNFHIRGA
- a CDS encoding MFS transporter: MSRPTPSSAPTPAPTPTPPPPHGGLRAVFALGGSALPLHAFLARLPAALCPIGTLMLITERDGIGAAGPVAAALWLGQALGGPVIGRLADLRGHRPVLLLACGANAAVLLALVAAALGGLPPGALLALAAAAGLTVPQVGPLARARWARLAGGDRRLLGSALSFDTTLDEVGFMVGPALAGILAVTVHPASALVLAAGLILVFGTLFAVHPTAPGPAAGSSAAGSPSAGSPGARAGVRLWSPGLVLLFTMAVLQGAAWSGANTGVNALAASLGAAGAAGLVWAAMAVTSSITGFATVARPGSADLAARLRWTIALQALLTLPLLAVSGLWSAAFAVAGIGLAVAPHLIALFGLVERYGPAERMGEAMTVIGSGLILGQALAAAVAGPLAAAHGHRAAFAVSCAAVTASAALALASAPTARAKSRRGAP